In Fusobacterium perfoetens, one genomic interval encodes:
- a CDS encoding YjiH family protein, translated as MSILKFLFYSILGIIAFLAPVTIGGESSILMGHIKSILIDGYSESIKYLIVLVSAITIIGTIIGKIKKQFKNPVLQELFICGPINGAVRIGGSIFFLMVHFGIGPKAVLDPNTGGMMAGDLLPSLMVTFCVGVILMPLLTSFGLVEFVGVLIAPFMRKVFKVPGYAAVDAIASFLGDGTIGIVVTDQQYQKGYYTQREAVIIATSFSIVGISFAAVVADFLRFSSIFIIFYSTIAISTVVAGVIIARLPLKKFKNEYYVKGKVEEKDIISFSLALRKAAAVAEKAKELEIMIDSVKKVAVLYITFIPVIMFMGTAGLIVAEYTNIFGIISMPLIPFLQLLGFSKEVAGSMAPSMIVGFSDMYLPSLLIESVQSDMARFVIGTLSFAQLIFLSETGMILVASKIGFTFWDALKFFVLRTIITFPVIYGIAKILLSMGILQN; from the coding sequence ATGTCTATACTTAAATTTTTATTCTATTCTATTCTTGGAATAATAGCATTTTTGGCACCTGTTACCATTGGAGGAGAATCATCAATTCTTATGGGGCATATTAAATCTATTCTCATAGATGGTTATTCTGAGAGTATAAAATATCTTATTGTTTTAGTTTCAGCAATAACTATTATAGGTACTATTATTGGAAAAATTAAAAAACAATTTAAAAATCCTGTTCTTCAGGAATTATTTATCTGTGGACCTATTAATGGAGCTGTAAGAATCGGAGGAAGTATTTTCTTCCTTATGGTTCACTTTGGTATAGGACCTAAAGCTGTCCTTGATCCAAATACAGGAGGAATGATGGCTGGAGACCTTCTTCCTTCTCTTATGGTAACTTTCTGTGTAGGAGTAATTCTTATGCCTCTTCTTACATCTTTTGGTCTTGTAGAATTTGTAGGAGTTTTAATTGCTCCTTTTATGAGAAAAGTTTTTAAAGTTCCAGGATATGCAGCTGTTGATGCTATAGCTTCCTTCCTTGGAGATGGTACAATAGGAATAGTTGTTACTGACCAGCAATATCAGAAAGGATACTATACTCAAAGAGAAGCTGTTATTATTGCAACTTCATTTTCAATAGTAGGTATTTCTTTTGCTGCTGTTGTTGCTGATTTCTTAAGATTTTCATCTATATTTATTATTTTTTATAGTACTATTGCAATTTCTACTGTAGTTGCTGGAGTAATTATAGCAAGACTTCCTTTGAAAAAATTTAAAAATGAATATTATGTTAAAGGAAAAGTTGAAGAAAAAGATATTATATCTTTCTCTCTTGCTCTTAGAAAAGCTGCTGCTGTTGCTGAAAAAGCAAAAGAACTAGAAATTATGATAGACTCTGTTAAAAAAGTGGCTGTTTTATATATAACTTTTATTCCTGTTATTATGTTTATGGGAACTGCAGGACTTATTGTTGCTGAATATACAAATATTTTTGGAATTATCTCTATGCCTCTTATTCCTTTTCTTCAGCTTCTTGGATTTTCAAAAGAAGTTGCAGGAAGTATGGCTCCTTCAATGATAGTTGGATTTTCTGATATGTATCTTCCTTCACTTCTTATAGAAAGTGTTCAAAGTGATATGGCAAGATTTGTTATTGGAACTCTTTCTTTTGCACAACTTATATTTTTAAGTGAAACTGGAATGATTTTGGTTGCTTCAAAAATAGGATTTACTTTCTGGGATGCCCTTAAGTTTTTTGTTCTTAGAACCATTATAACATTCCCTGTTATATATGGAATAGCAAAAATCCTTTTATCAATGGGAATTCTTCAAAATTAA
- a CDS encoding CAP domain-containing protein, with amino-acid sequence MKIKKYFSKIFIFLFIFIFSVSAFSSVRTEKSDIIKMVNNVRAEKNLPPLAENKKLNALADKKAQIMAKENNLSHTAGGYSSFSGILKEADVKYLAAGENIARNWKTPDDVMKAWLKSSGHRANILSNKFTQIGVGKAVNSKGDVYWVQLFIKERK; translated from the coding sequence ATGAAAATAAAAAAATATTTTTCAAAAATTTTTATTTTTTTATTTATATTTATTTTTTCTGTGTCAGCTTTTTCTTCAGTAAGAACAGAGAAATCAGATATAATTAAAATGGTAAACAATGTAAGAGCAGAAAAAAATCTTCCACCTCTTGCTGAAAATAAAAAACTTAATGCACTTGCTGATAAGAAAGCACAGATTATGGCAAAAGAAAATAATTTAAGCCATACTGCAGGAGGATATAGTTCTTTTTCAGGAATACTTAAGGAAGCTGATGTTAAATATCTTGCAGCTGGAGAAAATATTGCAAGAAACTGGAAAACTCCTGACGATGTTATGAAAGCATGGCTTAAATCTTCAGGACACAGAGCAAATATTCTAAGTAATAAATTCACTCAGATAGGTGTTGGAAAAGCTGTTAATTCAAAAGGAGATGTTTATTGGGTTCAACTTTTTATAAAAGAAAGAAAATAA
- a CDS encoding helix-turn-helix transcriptional regulator has protein sequence MLKDINSLIRKKLKNKTKKLTFLAVMIFSVVIIAVNTYNKIEKINENTKIKTERLYESIRKKSEMVNMTLYDLKASNEFSNYIMSLSDDYELPYNRLRLFKDMKKRNNIYGKVGYYLNITDSMTESVITPHGTVDKKTFFKSLNFPEDIKNRKKFMNLYKGNINLYFNDEKISPNNETITYIISLDRNAFFGELIPEAKNWYVFSRGKLLNLGDNNKKLSEIKKSIIKILEKDKFNIMTSGSYTSRIIGKRAYIFYDSSFDFTIFYLQPLINIPAIIAGESIKVFLVIGILYGSFMLLLSLVVKPMKELAKKMGYIKNKDEKELEYIEHRIEEIETMNKTLQTRLSALRSYQRKKKIKDYLIGISEHSDITNLKEESEIFKVKNYRVMIMEIYDLESVENIFDKFNMSKELILKYFSEEVICEVVDIDYKSIAFIMEELLPKEDLEEVLKCLVRHIDRNFGLKFTVVATNVYDDISQMPKAYRTAKKILDYKYIFKQERVIFQDRIKENSFNKYYYPIELESKLILRTLSSNEISVKRIIDEMFNEKNSSSMDKKYIKEFGVLLYNTLNRIFIQLEEINENIDVNDYNINEILAINDGAELKEVFQSKILEICKLTKIEEENDIESVKIKIERYLDENYMIDISLENLADYLGHSFKYTSVLFKKVMGDNFKNYLSIYRIEKAKELMQENEGLRIKDLAELVGYNSSNTFIRIFRKYEGISPGKYFGIVE, from the coding sequence ATGTTAAAGGATATAAATTCGTTGATAAGAAAAAAATTAAAAAATAAAACGAAGAAATTGACATTTTTAGCTGTTATGATCTTTTCAGTTGTGATAATAGCAGTAAATACATATAATAAAATAGAAAAAATAAATGAAAACACAAAAATAAAAACAGAAAGACTTTATGAGAGTATAAGAAAAAAATCAGAAATGGTTAATATGACTTTATATGATTTAAAAGCCAGCAATGAATTTTCAAATTATATAATGAGCTTATCTGATGATTATGAGCTTCCTTATAACAGACTTAGATTATTTAAAGATATGAAAAAAAGAAATAATATTTATGGGAAAGTTGGATATTATCTAAATATTACAGACAGTATGACAGAATCTGTAATTACTCCTCATGGAACAGTTGATAAAAAAACATTTTTTAAAAGTCTTAATTTTCCAGAAGATATTAAAAACAGAAAAAAATTTATGAACTTATATAAAGGAAATATTAATCTTTATTTTAATGATGAAAAAATAAGTCCAAATAATGAAACAATAACATATATAATTTCTTTAGATAGAAATGCTTTTTTTGGAGAACTTATACCAGAAGCAAAAAACTGGTATGTTTTCAGCAGAGGGAAACTTCTTAATCTTGGAGATAATAATAAAAAACTTTCAGAAATAAAGAAAAGTATAATAAAGATTCTTGAAAAAGATAAGTTTAATATAATGACATCAGGAAGTTATACTTCTAGAATTATAGGGAAAAGAGCTTATATTTTCTATGATTCTTCTTTTGATTTTACAATATTTTATCTTCAGCCTCTTATAAATATTCCAGCAATAATTGCAGGAGAAAGTATTAAAGTATTTTTAGTTATTGGTATTTTATATGGAAGTTTTATGCTTCTTCTTTCTCTTGTAGTAAAACCTATGAAAGAACTTGCTAAAAAAATGGGATATATAAAAAATAAAGATGAAAAAGAGTTAGAATATATTGAACATAGAATAGAAGAAATAGAAACAATGAATAAGACTCTTCAGACAAGACTTTCAGCTTTGAGAAGTTATCAGAGAAAGAAAAAAATAAAAGATTATCTTATTGGTATTTCAGAACACAGTGATATTACTAATCTTAAAGAAGAATCTGAAATATTTAAAGTAAAAAATTACAGAGTAATGATAATGGAAATATATGATCTTGAATCAGTGGAAAATATTTTTGATAAATTTAATATGTCAAAGGAATTAATTTTAAAATATTTTTCAGAAGAGGTTATATGTGAAGTCGTGGATATAGATTATAAAAGTATAGCATTTATAATGGAAGAGCTTCTTCCTAAAGAAGATTTAGAAGAAGTTTTAAAATGTCTTGTTCGTCATATTGATAGAAATTTTGGATTGAAATTCACTGTTGTTGCAACAAATGTTTATGATGATATTTCACAAATGCCTAAAGCATATAGAACAGCTAAAAAAATACTTGATTATAAATATATTTTTAAACAAGAAAGAGTTATTTTCCAAGACAGAATAAAAGAGAATAGCTTTAATAAATATTATTATCCTATAGAGCTTGAATCAAAACTTATTTTAAGAACATTAAGTTCAAATGAAATAAGTGTAAAAAGAATAATTGACGAGATGTTCAATGAAAAAAACAGCAGTTCTATGGATAAAAAATATATAAAAGAGTTCGGAGTTCTTCTTTATAATACTTTGAACAGAATATTTATTCAGCTTGAAGAAATAAATGAAAATATAGATGTAAATGATTATAATATCAATGAAATTCTTGCAATAAATGATGGGGCTGAATTGAAAGAAGTATTTCAGTCTAAGATACTTGAAATATGTAAGTTAACTAAAATAGAAGAAGAAAATGATATTGAAAGTGTAAAAATAAAAATTGAAAGATATCTTGATGAAAACTATATGATAGATATTTCACTAGAAAATCTTGCAGATTATTTAGGACATTCTTTTAAATATACAAGTGTTTTATTTAAAAAAGTAATGGGAGATAATTTTAAAAACTATCTAAGTATTTATAGAATAGAAAAAGCCAAAGAACTTATGCAAGAAAATGAAGGTTTAAGAATAAAAGATTTGGCTGAACTGGTAGGTTATAATAGTTCAAATACTTTTATAAGAATATTCAGAAAATATGAAGGTATATCACCTGGAAAATATTTTGGAATAGTAGAATAA
- a CDS encoding TolC family protein yields MKKKFLIIFCLIILAGCSNTKTKEPAEKISALAGKEYLAVYGKTLSLDEAISVARERNLDLKVKSLEREIASLDKKTAFGNFLPSINIMGGYTQLNDEINLDVDTSALKSGISSINPMLGAILPSSMPSRFVDKSFYTFGVSAQIPVFVPSTWYLYSARQKGEKISELAEKFADKMLQLQVMGEYYYILALQSEHEALINEVKSAKELENKVRISLKVEAVLPWEYEKAQAFVKAKEYALSENERDLKTAKMKFMRTLNLNPLEDVELDDEVIFPENLPSMEDCIYAAVSGNEILKITETGKEVSSDIKKIAITNFLPKIVLGGGYLNNSSEILSDPDFLYGNVSGVLSIFNGFKNINEYKKAVRREKISELKLEKEFMTIIIETARAYQNVEKAQELRYISSLNFKAEEGRLRQKRAERSVDLIGDEEYFSALSSYENALSMKKKADFQYAMALGSLKIAMGKNPFEEGK; encoded by the coding sequence ATGAAGAAAAAATTTTTAATAATCTTCTGTCTTATAATTCTGGCAGGTTGTTCAAATACAAAGACTAAAGAGCCAGCCGAAAAAATATCAGCTCTTGCAGGAAAAGAATATCTTGCAGTATATGGAAAAACTTTATCTCTTGATGAGGCAATTTCTGTAGCAAGAGAAAGAAATCTTGATTTAAAAGTAAAAAGTCTTGAAAGAGAGATAGCTTCTCTTGATAAAAAAACAGCTTTTGGTAATTTTCTTCCTTCTATTAATATTATGGGAGGATATACTCAGTTAAATGATGAAATAAATCTTGATGTGGATACAAGTGCTTTAAAGTCAGGAATATCAAGTATAAATCCTATGCTTGGAGCTATACTTCCATCTTCTATGCCTTCAAGATTTGTAGATAAATCTTTTTATACTTTTGGAGTATCAGCTCAGATTCCTGTTTTTGTTCCTTCAACATGGTACCTTTACAGTGCAAGACAAAAAGGGGAAAAAATAAGTGAACTGGCAGAGAAATTTGCTGATAAAATGCTTCAGCTTCAGGTTATGGGAGAATATTATTATATACTTGCACTTCAATCAGAACACGAAGCCCTTATAAATGAAGTGAAATCAGCTAAGGAATTGGAAAATAAAGTGAGAATTTCTTTAAAAGTTGAGGCTGTTCTTCCTTGGGAATATGAAAAAGCTCAAGCTTTTGTTAAAGCTAAGGAATATGCTTTAAGTGAAAATGAAAGAGATTTAAAAACTGCTAAAATGAAATTTATGAGAACTTTAAATCTTAATCCTCTTGAAGATGTAGAACTTGATGATGAAGTTATTTTCCCAGAAAATCTTCCTTCAATGGAAGACTGTATTTATGCAGCAGTTTCAGGGAATGAAATTTTAAAAATAACAGAAACAGGAAAAGAAGTAAGCAGTGATATAAAAAAAATAGCTATAACTAATTTTCTTCCTAAAATAGTTCTTGGGGGAGGATATTTAAATAATAGCAGTGAAATTCTTTCAGATCCTGATTTTTTATATGGAAATGTTAGTGGAGTTTTAAGTATTTTTAATGGATTTAAAAATATAAATGAGTATAAAAAAGCAGTGAGAAGAGAAAAAATATCAGAATTAAAACTTGAAAAAGAATTTATGACAATAATTATTGAAACAGCAAGAGCATATCAAAATGTTGAAAAGGCTCAGGAATTAAGATATATAAGCAGTCTTAATTTTAAAGCAGAAGAGGGAAGACTTCGTCAAAAAAGAGCTGAAAGAAGTGTAGACCTTATAGGAGATGAGGAATATTTCAGTGCTCTTTCTTCTTATGAAAATGCTTTGAGCATGAAGAAAAAAGCAGATTTTCAATATGCAATGGCTCTTGGAAGTTTAAAAATAGCTATGGGAAAAAATCCTTTTGAGGAGGGAAAATAA
- a CDS encoding LUD domain-containing protein, translated as MESNLRWYKEKNLDRLSSVLLDKGYLIHRVFSVKDAQEKILSLLDKEKTTALGDSWELMDKEFINRLREYNFYDRFKGESEKIKRESLTAHTAIIEGEYITENGQILIVGDYNTSSALFGAENLIVLVSENKIIKDVNTGFDKIKENEKYYQLRARRLNNINEGFSIGIIENGKKFEKRISVVMSVENTGL; from the coding sequence ATGGAATCAAATTTAAGATGGTATAAAGAGAAAAATCTGGATAGATTAAGCAGTGTTCTTTTAGATAAAGGATATTTAATACACAGAGTTTTTTCTGTGAAAGATGCACAGGAAAAAATATTATCTCTTTTAGACAAAGAAAAAACAACAGCTCTTGGGGATTCATGGGAACTGATGGATAAAGAATTTATAAATAGATTGAGAGAATATAATTTTTACGACAGATTTAAGGGAGAAAGTGAAAAAATAAAGAGAGAATCTCTTACTGCTCATACAGCTATTATAGAGGGAGAATATATAACTGAAAATGGGCAGATTCTTATAGTGGGAGACTATAATACAAGTTCTGCTTTATTTGGAGCTGAAAATCTTATTGTTCTTGTTTCTGAAAATAAAATAATAAAAGATGTAAATACAGGATTTGATAAGATAAAAGAAAATGAAAAATATTATCAGCTGAGAGCTAGAAGACTTAATAACATAAATGAAGGTTTCAGCATAGGGATAATTGAAAATGGGAAAAAATTTGAAAAGAGAATATCTGTTGTAATGTCTGTTGAAAATACAGGGCTTTAA
- a CDS encoding GDSL-type esterase/lipase family protein: MEKNIIFLGDSITAWNSQLKEIENSDNFGVPGFISRDIFWQLQGDDEETISGHTACLMIGVNDIMMGISIEKIIINVQEIISILKKRFEKIILISVLPIDNLKMNYEIKELNKNLKTFSDVDFLDVYNLFLNEHEIIDYKFTTDGAHLSNYGYEVLNKELFKVLNI, translated from the coding sequence ATGGAAAAAAATATTATTTTTTTGGGAGACAGTATAACAGCATGGAATTCTCAGTTAAAAGAAATTGAAAACAGTGATAATTTTGGTGTTCCTGGATTTATTTCAAGGGATATTTTCTGGCAGCTTCAGGGAGATGATGAAGAAACAATATCAGGTCATACAGCTTGTCTTATGATTGGAGTAAACGATATTATGATGGGAATATCTATTGAAAAAATCATTATCAATGTTCAGGAAATTATTTCAATTCTAAAAAAAAGATTTGAAAAAATTATTCTTATTTCTGTTCTTCCTATTGATAATTTAAAAATGAATTATGAAATAAAAGAACTGAATAAAAATCTTAAAACTTTTTCAGATGTTGATTTTTTAGATGTTTATAATTTATTTTTAAATGAACATGAAATAATTGATTATAAATTTACAACTGACGGAGCACATTTAAGCAATTATGGATATGAAGTTTTAAATAAAGAACTTTTTAAAGTTCTGAATATATAA
- a CDS encoding pseudouridine synthase → MRLEKYLVQCGTGSRREIKEYVLSGRVKINGVCAFDEGINIDETDDIITIDDKKTKKKILKYYILYKKSGYVTSAKDEDNPVVNDLLPEWVDKKALFPVGRLDKDTEGLLLFTNDGELNYKMTHPDKKFSKKYYAELRKEISDEDIKKIEEGIDIGSHKCLPSHIEKVGERSVYITIFEGKYHQVKRMFKAVNNKVIYLKRTEFGNLSLKGMNPGEVKEIKREDIFID, encoded by the coding sequence GTGAGACTTGAAAAATATCTTGTTCAGTGTGGAACTGGAAGCAGGAGAGAAATAAAAGAATATGTTCTTTCAGGAAGAGTTAAAATAAATGGTGTATGTGCATTTGATGAAGGAATAAATATAGACGAAACAGATGATATTATAACTATTGATGATAAAAAAACTAAAAAGAAAATATTAAAATATTATATTCTTTATAAAAAATCAGGATATGTTACATCTGCAAAAGATGAAGATAATCCCGTTGTAAATGATCTTCTCCCTGAGTGGGTTGATAAAAAAGCTCTTTTTCCTGTAGGGCGTCTTGATAAAGATACTGAAGGGCTTCTTCTTTTTACTAATGACGGTGAACTTAATTATAAAATGACACACCCTGATAAAAAATTCAGCAAAAAATATTATGCTGAACTAAGAAAAGAAATATCAGATGAAGATATAAAAAAAATAGAAGAGGGAATAGATATAGGAAGCCATAAATGTCTTCCTTCACATATTGAAAAAGTTGGAGAAAGATCTGTTTATATAACTATTTTTGAAGGAAAATATCATCAGGTAAAAAGAATGTTCAAAGCAGTTAATAATAAAGTTATTTATCTTAAAAGAACAGAATTTGGAAATCTTTCTCTTAAAGGAATGAACCCAGGAGAAGTAAAGGAAATTAAAAGGGAAGATATTTTTATTGATTAA
- a CDS encoding putative RNA methyltransferase, giving the protein MIICPICKEKLIKEGRTYRCSKNHSFDLSKSGHVNLLLDNQKHSKMPGDDKDMVLSRKHFLEKNYYKGISDKLNEIILRNIPENSDKKINILDIGCGEGYYTGNLKNFLDKNNIQSEIIGIDISKEAVISASKSHKGINWIVASATNIPVCDESLDFIICMFAKIIPEEKMRTLKKGGKLIIVSTGENHLLQMKEVVYENVRKDFYSPIEDLKIFKYLETINCTYKTFIRENESIKNLFNMTPYRWRSPREGIERLFSLNELETFVDVNFDIFTK; this is encoded by the coding sequence ATGATAATTTGCCCTATCTGCAAAGAAAAATTAATAAAAGAAGGAAGAACATACAGATGTTCAAAAAATCACTCTTTTGATTTATCAAAATCTGGACATGTAAATCTTCTTCTTGATAATCAAAAACACAGTAAAATGCCTGGCGACGACAAAGATATGGTTCTAAGCAGAAAGCATTTTCTTGAAAAAAATTACTACAAAGGAATTTCTGATAAACTTAATGAAATTATCCTTAGAAATATTCCTGAAAATTCAGATAAAAAAATAAATATTCTTGATATAGGATGTGGAGAAGGATATTATACTGGAAATCTTAAAAACTTCCTTGATAAAAATAATATTCAAAGTGAAATAATTGGAATAGATATATCAAAAGAAGCTGTTATTTCAGCTTCAAAATCTCATAAAGGAATTAACTGGATAGTTGCCAGTGCCACAAATATTCCTGTCTGCGATGAATCACTTGATTTTATAATCTGTATGTTCGCAAAAATAATTCCAGAAGAAAAAATGAGAACTCTAAAAAAGGGAGGAAAACTTATTATTGTTTCAACTGGAGAAAATCATCTTCTTCAAATGAAAGAAGTTGTTTATGAGAATGTAAGAAAAGATTTTTATTCTCCAATTGAAGATTTAAAAATATTTAAGTATTTAGAAACAATCAACTGCACTTACAAAACTTTTATAAGAGAAAATGAAAGTATAAAAAATCTTTTTAATATGACACCATATAGATGGAGAAGTCCAAGAGAAGGAATTGAAAGATTATTTTCCTTAAATGAGCTTGAGACTTTTGTTGATGTTAATTTTGATATTTTTACAAAATAA
- a CDS encoding efflux RND transporter periplasmic adaptor subunit translates to MRLKLIAGIMVVLIFAGCGKKTEPIIRPVETKEAILIPEKLTYEYPAVVIAEKEAPLAFRVAGPIKTMNVEVGSYVKEGDIIAEMDKRDYEVQLEASKGKAAAAENAYRAAKAVAVNAREQFKRVETLYREKAVPKKIYDEALAGVKAATAAELANLAQYQAAQQGEINSRNQLEDTLLKAPYSGYISKKFLGAGAVAGAGIPVAAISSLGNSRARISVSEKEMDKMNNISEAVFIHNGKEYKLKLSDVGKVKGTVKLAYPVTFDIEGNTKNIPSDSNGIVKISFNTNDLDKGILIPAESLFEKKGDIKVWVYKDGQVSEKNVNVIKPYADGMVIVTGIKAGEKIVTKGVHELTEGQKVNLLEPFSETNVGDML, encoded by the coding sequence ATGAGACTTAAATTGATTGCTGGAATAATGGTTGTTCTTATTTTTGCAGGATGTGGTAAAAAAACAGAACCTATTATAAGACCTGTAGAAACAAAAGAAGCAATTCTTATTCCTGAAAAACTTACTTATGAATATCCTGCTGTTGTAATAGCAGAAAAAGAAGCTCCCCTTGCTTTTAGAGTTGCAGGACCTATAAAAACTATGAATGTTGAAGTGGGGAGCTATGTAAAAGAGGGAGATATAATAGCTGAAATGGATAAAAGAGATTATGAAGTTCAGCTTGAAGCTTCTAAAGGAAAAGCAGCAGCTGCAGAAAATGCTTACAGGGCAGCAAAAGCTGTTGCAGTAAATGCTAGAGAACAATTTAAAAGAGTTGAAACTCTTTACAGAGAAAAGGCTGTTCCTAAGAAAATTTACGATGAAGCTCTTGCAGGAGTAAAAGCTGCAACAGCTGCAGAACTTGCTAATCTTGCTCAGTATCAGGCAGCACAGCAAGGAGAAATAAACAGCAGAAATCAGCTTGAAGACACACTTTTAAAAGCTCCTTACAGTGGATATATCAGTAAAAAGTTTTTAGGAGCAGGAGCTGTAGCAGGAGCAGGAATTCCTGTTGCTGCAATTTCTTCACTTGGAAACAGCAGGGCAAGAATAAGTGTTTCTGAAAAGGAAATGGATAAGATGAATAATATTTCAGAAGCTGTCTTTATTCATAATGGAAAAGAATATAAATTAAAACTTTCTGATGTAGGAAAAGTAAAAGGAACAGTAAAGCTTGCTTATCCAGTTACCTTTGATATTGAAGGTAACACTAAAAATATACCATCAGATTCAAATGGAATTGTTAAAATTTCTTTTAACACAAATGACTTAGATAAGGGAATTTTAATTCCTGCAGAAAGTCTTTTTGAAAAAAAAGGAGATATAAAAGTCTGGGTATATAAAGATGGTCAGGTAAGTGAAAAAAATGTAAATGTAATAAAGCCTTATGCTGATGGAATGGTTATAGTTACTGGAATAAAAGCAGGAGAAAAAATAGTTACTAAAGGAGTTCACGAACTGACAGAAGGGCAGAAAGTAAATCTTCTTGAGCCGTTCTCAGAAACAAATGTGGGAGATATGCTATAG
- a CDS encoding MATE family efflux transporter: protein MFFRGGVKIKEKSFLSLAFPIFLELLLVNVVGNVDTYMLGKFSDDAVGAVGGISQVLLIQNSVFGFICLGTSILTAQFIGAKKSLKIKEVIATSLLMNLIFGLIIGAGYIIFSEAIMKGIHLPEKLMDIGRTYFKLVGGLCVFQALTLTCGAVMKSFGNTKQNLFINVGVNILNVIGNGMFIFGWFGAPVLGATGVGISTVFSRFIGCIVAVFVMKHYCNFKFDIRLYKPIRFKIIKNILGIGIPTAGENVAWNIGQLLVMSMVNTMGIASITARTYLMLISTLIMTFSIAAGHGSAILVGRHVGAHNYREAYDTAIRSLKISLLLVGAVSLIITIFRVPVMRFFTVNPDVLAVSMKIFRCILILEVGRTFNIVIINSLHAAGDIKFPMVAGVGSIFCVAVFLSWLFGIKLGYGLLGVWIANAADEWTRGLIMMWRWKSKKWQNKGFV from the coding sequence ATATTTTTTAGGGGAGGGGTTAAAATTAAAGAGAAATCATTTTTATCACTGGCATTTCCTATATTTTTGGAACTGCTTCTTGTTAATGTAGTTGGAAATGTTGATACTTACATGCTTGGAAAATTCAGTGATGATGCTGTAGGAGCAGTAGGAGGAATAAGTCAAGTACTTCTTATTCAAAACTCTGTCTTTGGTTTTATTTGTCTTGGAACAAGCATACTTACTGCACAATTTATTGGAGCTAAAAAAAGTCTTAAGATAAAAGAAGTTATTGCCACATCACTTCTTATGAATCTTATTTTTGGACTTATAATAGGAGCTGGATATATAATTTTTTCTGAAGCTATCATGAAAGGAATACATCTTCCTGAAAAACTTATGGATATAGGAAGAACTTACTTTAAACTTGTTGGAGGGCTTTGTGTCTTTCAAGCTCTTACTCTTACATGTGGAGCAGTAATGAAAAGTTTTGGAAATACAAAACAAAACCTTTTTATTAATGTAGGAGTCAATATATTAAATGTAATCGGAAATGGAATGTTTATCTTTGGTTGGTTTGGAGCACCTGTTCTTGGAGCAACAGGAGTTGGAATCTCAACAGTCTTTTCAAGATTTATTGGGTGCATAGTTGCTGTTTTTGTTATGAAACATTATTGCAATTTTAAATTTGATATAAGACTTTACAAACCAATTCGTTTTAAAATTATAAAAAATATACTTGGAATAGGAATTCCTACAGCTGGAGAGAATGTAGCATGGAATATAGGACAGCTTCTTGTTATGTCTATGGTAAATACTATGGGAATAGCAAGTATTACTGCAAGAACATACCTTATGCTTATATCAACTCTTATTATGACATTTTCAATAGCTGCAGGGCATGGTTCTGCTATTCTTGTAGGGCGTCATGTGGGAGCTCATAATTATAGAGAAGCTTATGACACTGCAATAAGAAGCCTTAAAATATCACTTCTTCTTGTAGGAGCTGTTTCTCTTATAATTACAATTTTCAGAGTTCCTGTCATGAGATTTTTCACAGTAAACCCTGATGTATTGGCTGTTTCAATGAAAATTTTCAGATGTATACTTATACTTGAAGTTGGAAGAACATTTAATATAGTTATTATAAATAGTCTTCATGCTGCAGGAGATATTAAATTCCCTATGGTTGCAGGAGTAGGTTCTATATTCTGTGTAGCAGTTTTTCTTTCATGGCTTTTTGGAATAAAACTTGGATATGGACTTCTTGGAGTATGGATTGCAAATGCTGCTGATGAATGGACAAGAGGACTTATTATGATGTGGAGATGGAAAAGTAAAAAATGGCAAAACAAAGGTTTTGTCTAA